A portion of the Sulfuricurvum kujiense DSM 16994 genome contains these proteins:
- a CDS encoding diguanylate cyclase, which yields MFFPSLGLIATTDVITVDMHHTVQDALDKMHQYNHRSVIVINNTLHYIITTKDVIRLKLEGVSFSTPLSQIPLRPLPLIDKESNIVNALNLTNDIDEHICVCNKDGSLYGLVTNSDIVASVDPQIILESLQISTIFEKKFGYKTFSPDTPMSDILEYMKDSLSDCVIIQEDKHAIGILTSKDVIKFIGEGNCPTMAVSEVMSSPVEMLSEKASISEGLEYLRNGHFKRIVVTNDDGQVVGIVTQQDLISRTYLKWSQLMQDHFKQFEEITQILQQKNRHLTQLATKDSLTEIHNRHMFAELFSQELSIIKRQGGNLALMMIDLDYFKRVNDTYGHNIGDYVLKRFVSLVASSVREADLFARWGGEEFVLLLRNTGCEEAYCVGEKIRSMIEIQPFEDVGRITCSIGITEVRSEDTLISAIERADNALYSAKDMGRNRTMTCSGNG from the coding sequence ATGTTTTTCCCTTCCCTAGGACTGATAGCGACGACTGACGTGATTACGGTCGATATGCATCATACGGTGCAAGATGCACTGGACAAAATGCATCAATATAACCATCGCAGCGTCATTGTTATCAACAATACGCTTCATTATATTATTACGACAAAAGATGTTATCCGTCTGAAACTCGAAGGGGTAAGTTTTTCTACCCCCCTGTCTCAAATCCCTCTTCGTCCTCTCCCGCTAATTGACAAAGAGAGCAATATCGTCAATGCCCTCAACCTAACGAATGATATCGATGAACACATCTGTGTTTGCAATAAAGACGGAAGTCTGTACGGATTGGTGACCAACAGTGATATTGTCGCCAGCGTCGATCCGCAGATTATTTTAGAGTCGTTACAGATTTCGACGATTTTTGAAAAAAAATTCGGATATAAAACTTTTTCCCCTGATACTCCGATGTCCGACATATTGGAATATATGAAAGATTCATTAAGTGATTGCGTCATTATCCAAGAGGATAAACATGCAATAGGGATACTGACCTCTAAAGATGTTATCAAATTTATCGGAGAAGGTAATTGTCCTACAATGGCTGTAAGCGAAGTGATGTCTTCCCCTGTCGAAATGTTGAGTGAAAAAGCATCGATAAGCGAGGGACTTGAGTACTTGCGCAACGGTCATTTCAAACGGATAGTCGTGACCAATGATGATGGACAGGTTGTGGGGATTGTCACTCAGCAGGATTTGATTTCACGTACCTATCTGAAATGGTCACAGCTTATGCAGGACCATTTTAAACAATTTGAAGAGATTACCCAAATCCTGCAGCAGAAAAATCGACATTTGACGCAGTTAGCGACGAAAGACTCCCTGACTGAGATTCATAACCGCCATATGTTTGCCGAACTCTTTTCACAAGAGCTTTCGATTATAAAACGCCAGGGGGGGAACTTGGCACTAATGATGATCGATTTGGATTATTTTAAACGGGTTAATGACACGTACGGACATAATATCGGAGATTATGTCCTTAAACGGTTTGTTTCTTTGGTAGCGTCTTCGGTTCGGGAAGCCGATTTATTTGCACGGTGGGGCGGAGAAGAGTTTGTATTGCTTCTTCGAAATACGGGATGCGAAGAAGCGTATTGTGTCGGGGAAAAGATCCGAAGTATGATTGAAATACAGCCGTTTGAAGATGTGGGGCGGATAACCTGCAGTATCGGGATTACGGAAGTTAGAAGCGAAGACACCCTCATCAGTGCGATTGAACGTGCCGATAATGCCCTATATTCGGCAAAAGATATGGGACGTAATCGAACGATGACATGTTCGGGTAACGGATGA
- a CDS encoding M15 family metallopeptidase → MRPFTLFTVSALLFSLSWGNPQCYVEGYGDLIVSADENSLVLKDGTRFAYHTDSSKASWDEKINNADLAVQLSQRYDAGGYDTPPPYLFDPGRLRYQPFFQSLYGKDKQSVEKNLVRINWPTMKGSIKLPVSKIDGVDKKLYAIGQEIAKLPKSDRIWAEGATTYAYRVIKDTDRLSMHSFGIAIDLAPAKTQYWKDENPSETAHIGYKNTMPLSIVRIFEKHGFIWGGRWYHYDTMHFEYRPELFAPSCTLKGK, encoded by the coding sequence ATGCGTCCATTTACCCTTTTTACCGTTTCGGCTTTACTTTTTTCACTTAGCTGGGGCAATCCCCAATGCTATGTCGAAGGGTACGGCGACCTTATCGTCTCGGCTGACGAAAATTCACTCGTTCTCAAAGACGGAACACGATTTGCCTATCATACCGACAGTTCCAAAGCTTCATGGGACGAAAAAATAAACAACGCCGATCTTGCCGTTCAGCTCTCTCAACGCTACGATGCGGGAGGATACGATACCCCGCCGCCGTACCTTTTTGATCCGGGACGTCTGCGCTATCAGCCGTTTTTTCAATCCCTCTACGGCAAAGACAAACAATCCGTTGAAAAGAATCTTGTCCGCATTAACTGGCCGACGATGAAAGGTTCTATCAAACTTCCCGTCTCCAAAATCGACGGTGTGGATAAAAAGCTCTATGCGATCGGCCAGGAGATTGCCAAATTGCCTAAATCGGACCGGATATGGGCGGAGGGGGCGACGACCTACGCCTACCGTGTGATTAAAGATACCGACCGGCTCTCGATGCACAGTTTCGGGATTGCCATCGATCTGGCACCGGCCAAAACCCAGTATTGGAAAGATGAGAATCCTTCCGAAACGGCACATATCGGGTATAAAAATACGATGCCGCTCTCCATCGTCCGTATTTTCGAAAAACACGGCTTTATCTGGGGAGGACGGTGGTACCACTATGATACGATGCATTTTGAATACCGTCCGGAGCTCTTCGCACCCTCCTGCACGCTAAAAGGGAAATAA
- a CDS encoding c-type cytochrome — protein MMKKLLVLSVLGVSALCAADGAKLFGAKCAECHGGDGKDVSISGKAIAGDAATLTKLVGYKNGSFGGEQKATMQGSIAGLSDDDLKAIAAHVGTLK, from the coding sequence ATGATGAAAAAGCTACTTGTTTTGAGTGTATTAGGTGTATCGGCTTTATGTGCTGCCGACGGAGCCAAACTTTTTGGTGCCAAATGTGCCGAATGTCACGGGGGAGACGGCAAGGATGTTTCTATCTCCGGAAAAGCGATTGCGGGTGACGCTGCGACCTTAACAAAACTGGTGGGCTACAAAAACGGCTCTTTCGGCGGCGAACAAAAAGCAACAATGCAAGGCTCTATAGCCGGTCTAAGCGACGATGATCTAAAAGCGATTGCCGCACACGTCGGAACCCTGAAGTAA
- a CDS encoding sensor domain-containing protein — translation MEILAIPSLVIVLSLWVAHSIFLNRRLIESKKRYWEFFSDSPVALIVVDHDYCITEWNQSAETIFGWSADEASGQNIIELIVPDFDQDQVISVLQKASTEGRSFSKNYNITKNETEIFCEWRNHKLAGKKGEILCIAQDITLTKKTLDDLNKRSTALESAGDAIFYTDSKGLIEFANPSFFALGLKDQDHLYGTHIGKYLFKERLTFNTIFSQFSVNHTWRGTITKASQTGDKVLSATITAIYHRNRLVSYVANLHDITHITTHVDALTYRVQHDTLTGATNRATLNDRLGHAITRSKRNKEKVALYFIDLNDFKLVNDRYGHEAGDRLLQNVAKNIRACLRNSDTVCRYGGDEFIVMIEDVKSEEHLHSVQDAIMAAINEPIYLDDKTVLHGKASIGMALYPDHAADGEELIKAADHAMYAVKKKKHLSEPVPILCVDSHSR, via the coding sequence ATGGAAATACTGGCGATTCCCTCTCTCGTCATTGTTTTATCCCTTTGGGTAGCCCACTCGATTTTTCTCAATCGCCGTCTTATCGAAAGCAAAAAACGATACTGGGAGTTTTTCAGCGATTCTCCCGTAGCCCTCATCGTTGTCGACCACGATTACTGTATTACAGAATGGAATCAGAGTGCTGAAACCATTTTCGGATGGAGTGCCGATGAAGCCTCAGGGCAAAATATCATCGAGCTGATCGTCCCGGATTTTGATCAAGACCAAGTTATTTCCGTACTTCAAAAAGCCTCAACCGAGGGGAGAAGTTTTTCCAAGAACTATAATATCACCAAAAACGAAACCGAAATTTTTTGCGAATGGCGCAATCATAAACTGGCGGGGAAAAAGGGGGAAATACTTTGTATAGCTCAAGATATCACCCTTACCAAAAAAACACTCGATGACCTCAACAAGCGCTCTACCGCATTGGAAAGTGCGGGCGATGCCATTTTTTATACCGATAGCAAAGGGCTAATCGAGTTTGCCAACCCCAGCTTTTTTGCGCTCGGACTCAAAGACCAAGACCATCTGTACGGAACCCATATCGGCAAATATCTTTTTAAAGAACGGCTCACATTCAATACCATATTCTCCCAATTCAGCGTCAACCATACCTGGAGAGGAACCATTACCAAAGCATCGCAAACAGGGGACAAAGTCCTCAGTGCTACCATCACGGCGATCTACCATCGCAATCGTCTTGTCAGTTACGTTGCCAACCTGCACGATATTACCCATATCACCACTCATGTCGACGCTTTGACCTATCGGGTTCAGCATGACACCCTCACCGGCGCCACCAACCGTGCTACATTAAACGACCGGCTGGGGCATGCCATCACCCGCTCGAAACGGAATAAAGAGAAAGTTGCCCTCTATTTTATCGATTTGAATGATTTTAAACTGGTCAACGACCGTTACGGACATGAAGCGGGAGACCGATTGTTGCAAAACGTCGCTAAAAATATCAGGGCATGCCTGCGAAACAGCGATACGGTTTGCCGCTACGGCGGAGATGAATTTATCGTAATGATCGAAGATGTGAAAAGCGAAGAGCATCTTCATAGCGTTCAAGATGCGATAATGGCCGCTATCAACGAACCGATTTATCTGGACGATAAAACTGTTCTGCACGGCAAAGCGAGTATCGGGATGGCACTTTATCCCGATCATGCGGCAGACGGCGAGGAGCTTATAAAAGCGGCCGATCACGCGATGTATGCCGTTAAAAAGAAAAAACACCTCAGCGAACCCGTACCAATACTTTGCGTTGACAGTCACAGTCGCTGA
- a CDS encoding nucleoside deaminase gives MNTWMAIARDEALKGMDSNEGGPFGAAIVRNGSLIAAAHNEVLKSNDPTAHAEINVIRKASEKLATYDLSDCVLYTTCYPCPMCLGAILWARIPTVYYASTMDDAARGGFDDKAFYTMITDPKSVLDLHPLDSEEGNRLFFRWNEKMDRTVY, from the coding sequence ATGAATACCTGGATGGCGATAGCCCGGGATGAAGCGTTAAAGGGGATGGACAGCAACGAGGGGGGACCTTTCGGCGCCGCAATCGTACGTAACGGCAGCCTCATCGCGGCGGCTCATAATGAGGTGCTGAAGAGCAATGACCCCACCGCTCATGCCGAGATTAATGTCATTCGCAAAGCTTCCGAAAAATTAGCAACCTATGACCTGTCTGACTGCGTCCTCTATACGACATGCTATCCGTGTCCGATGTGTTTGGGGGCAATTCTTTGGGCACGGATTCCAACCGTTTATTATGCTTCGACAATGGACGATGCAGCTCGCGGCGGGTTTGACGACAAAGCATTTTATACAATGATCACCGATCCAAAGTCGGTTCTTGATCTGCATCCTCTCGACAGTGAAGAAGGGAACCGGCTGTTTTTCAGATGGAACGAAAAAATGGACAGAACCGTTTATTAG
- a CDS encoding EAL domain-containing protein, whose product MKQVTLKSIISNDGLALDADQSIADALETMTKAGISSVIVVDSDNRPIGIFTEHDALGVVADFINIEQSLREVMTPEPFCVEETFYLHDAYAMMEEKGYRHLVVVDEEERFVGVVSEGDFLRHIGFEQLGKFKVVAEAMSGSLLIVSPDTPLFEAAALMHERKSEYAVVLNGSHPSGLITERDIARVHAQKKGDKDVTVEALLHRNFHLIEKSIPLQEAASLMEEHGVHQLIVVDETGNLVGLLSRHDVLHAVHGAYFDYLIRVIEQKNEAIIKIGERKNALKSEKISSEQNALKLRTLFEALPDGVVLIDSITMKAVEFNRSAYERLGYKADEFSELSVSDYEAIESPHETRRRIDAIIQNGQDCFETVHKTKNGKLLDILVNVVSITFLDHPYMMAVYRDITEQKKADQTLRERQQELAKQTAFLRTLVSTIPDLIWLKDTEGTYLACNPMFERLYNAKESEIIGKNDFDFVDPELAQFFRENDNAAMRLGASHHNEEFLQFADGSYAGTFDTIKTPMKDPSGKVIGILGVARDISERKKHEEQLEILANFDPLTGLANRGLLHAHLQNSIDKANRDKTQLALLMFDLDRFKDINDSYGHSAGDELLQMVSERFTSRLREGDLIARLGGDEFAVVLENITRPEDAGRLAQEMLGTLAEAYRLSAGALIHVGASAGIVLFPDHGSDAAILLQHADAALYKAKAEGRGVYHYYTDELTDSARQRIECETRLRRAILNQEFEVYYQPQVHIQTGRIVGAEALIRWNSPVKGLVSPAEFIPIAEEIGLIGEIGEWVLNETCRQGKIWLDMGHRLTLAVNVSAHQVRHQNVPHMVEEALKKSGYPADRLELELTESALMQREEETVEMLHSLRAHGIRLAIDDFGTGYSSLSYLKRFPIDVLKIDKSFVDDIPYERDDMAIVSAIIAMGQALGFQVLAEGTERIEQIDFLREKGCTMYQGYFKSQPLRATEFEKLLH is encoded by the coding sequence ATGAAACAGGTTACGCTTAAATCGATTATTTCGAATGACGGCTTGGCTTTAGATGCTGATCAATCCATTGCAGATGCATTGGAAACGATGACAAAAGCGGGGATAAGTTCCGTTATCGTCGTTGATTCCGATAACCGTCCGATCGGAATTTTTACCGAACATGACGCATTGGGCGTTGTTGCCGATTTTATTAATATTGAACAATCTTTACGTGAGGTGATGACACCGGAACCGTTTTGTGTCGAGGAGACATTTTACCTTCATGATGCGTATGCGATGATGGAAGAAAAAGGGTATCGCCACTTGGTTGTTGTGGACGAAGAGGAACGATTTGTCGGGGTTGTTAGCGAGGGAGATTTTCTTCGTCATATCGGATTTGAGCAGTTGGGAAAATTCAAAGTAGTCGCTGAAGCGATGAGCGGTTCACTGTTGATTGTTTCGCCTGATACCCCTCTTTTTGAAGCAGCTGCGCTTATGCATGAACGTAAATCCGAATATGCGGTTGTTTTAAACGGAAGTCATCCTTCCGGATTGATCACGGAACGCGATATTGCCCGCGTACATGCACAGAAAAAAGGGGATAAGGATGTGACGGTGGAGGCATTGCTTCATCGCAATTTTCATCTTATCGAAAAAAGTATCCCGCTGCAGGAAGCTGCATCTTTAATGGAAGAACACGGCGTTCATCAGCTCATTGTTGTTGATGAGACCGGAAATCTCGTCGGGCTTTTGAGCCGCCATGATGTTCTGCATGCGGTTCATGGTGCCTATTTTGACTATTTAATCCGTGTAATCGAACAAAAAAATGAAGCGATTATCAAGATCGGGGAACGAAAAAATGCCCTAAAAAGTGAAAAAATATCGAGCGAACAAAATGCCTTAAAGCTTCGTACTCTTTTTGAAGCGCTTCCTGACGGGGTCGTTTTGATTGATTCGATTACGATGAAAGCAGTAGAGTTTAATCGTTCCGCATATGAGCGTTTGGGATATAAGGCAGATGAATTTTCAGAACTTTCGGTTTCAGATTATGAAGCGATAGAGTCCCCTCACGAAACACGTCGCCGTATCGATGCGATTATACAAAACGGCCAAGATTGCTTTGAAACGGTTCATAAAACTAAAAATGGAAAGTTGCTCGATATATTGGTGAATGTTGTTTCCATTACATTTTTAGACCATCCGTATATGATGGCGGTTTATCGCGATATCACTGAACAAAAAAAAGCAGATCAAACGTTGCGTGAACGCCAACAAGAGCTGGCAAAGCAGACTGCTTTTCTCCGTACCCTTGTAAGTACGATTCCTGATCTTATTTGGTTAAAAGATACGGAAGGAACGTATTTGGCGTGTAATCCAATGTTTGAACGGCTTTACAATGCTAAAGAATCAGAGATTATTGGCAAAAATGATTTTGATTTTGTTGACCCGGAATTGGCACAGTTTTTTCGGGAAAACGATAATGCTGCAATGCGCTTAGGCGCTTCTCATCATAATGAAGAATTTTTACAGTTTGCGGATGGAAGTTATGCGGGGACATTTGACACAATCAAAACCCCTATGAAAGATCCAAGCGGTAAAGTGATCGGTATTCTTGGGGTAGCACGTGATATTAGTGAACGAAAAAAACATGAAGAGCAGCTTGAAATTTTAGCCAACTTTGACCCTTTGACCGGCTTGGCAAATCGGGGATTGCTTCATGCGCATTTGCAAAATTCGATTGATAAAGCCAATCGGGATAAAACTCAGCTAGCACTGCTGATGTTTGATTTGGACCGTTTCAAAGATATTAATGACAGTTACGGGCACAGTGCGGGAGATGAACTGTTGCAAATGGTATCGGAACGATTTACGTCACGTTTGCGTGAAGGAGATTTGATCGCCAGGCTAGGGGGAGACGAGTTCGCCGTGGTTCTCGAAAATATTACCCGTCCGGAGGATGCGGGGCGTTTAGCCCAAGAGATGCTGGGTACCTTGGCAGAGGCGTACCGACTTTCAGCCGGTGCACTCATCCATGTTGGGGCAAGTGCCGGAATTGTATTGTTTCCTGATCATGGGAGTGATGCGGCGATACTCCTCCAACACGCTGATGCGGCGCTTTATAAAGCGAAAGCAGAGGGGCGGGGAGTCTATCACTATTACACCGATGAACTTACCGATTCGGCACGGCAGCGTATCGAATGCGAGACACGCTTGAGACGTGCGATCCTAAATCAAGAGTTTGAAGTTTATTATCAGCCGCAGGTCCATATACAGACGGGACGTATTGTCGGGGCAGAAGCGCTGATACGGTGGAATTCTCCGGTAAAGGGGTTGGTATCCCCGGCTGAATTTATTCCCATAGCCGAGGAGATCGGACTGATAGGAGAGATCGGAGAGTGGGTTTTAAATGAAACGTGCCGGCAGGGGAAGATTTGGCTGGATATGGGGCACAGGCTGACATTGGCCGTGAATGTATCGGCACATCAGGTACGTCATCAAAATGTACCGCATATGGTTGAAGAGGCTCTTAAAAAAAGCGGTTATCCGGCCGATCGGCTGGAGTTAGAACTCACCGAAAGCGCATTAATGCAGCGTGAAGAGGAGACGGTAGAGATGCTTCATTCCCTTCGCGCACACGGTATCCGTTTAGCCATCGATGATTTCGGTACGGGGTACTCATCCCTTTCGTATCTCAAGCGGTTCCCGATCGATGTACTGAAGATCGATAAAAGTTTTGTCGATGACATTCCCTACGAACGTGACGATATGGCGATTGTTTCGGCGATCATAGCCATGGGACAAGCCCTTGGATTTCAGGTACTTGCCGAAGGGACAGAGCGTATTGAACAGATAGATTTTTTACGTGAAAAAGGGTGCACGATGTATCAGGGATATTTTAAAAGTCAGCCGCTAAGGGCGACGGAGTTTGAGAAACTCCTCCACTGA